Proteins encoded together in one Chryseobacterium sp. G0201 window:
- a CDS encoding DUF5687 family protein, protein MKIFRFIGILYFMACLVGGAFAVFYLIQNKMNAGPIKVVSKFMIIFWAVDLIVKYMWQEMSTQNIKPFLTLNISKKTLVNYMLIKTFLSAFSWLNSLFFITFSIIALFNGYGFLQVLSWFIGVSLLFYLNNFINILFNNKETVAIVVGSIFIGLGLLTYYNIIPLLSYSEAFFYGFYTKPYLILIPIVLFSGLWWICFKHVFQEFYLDQGLEAKKEIGRTENIAFLNKYGVLGTFINNDIKLLRRNKVAKGIILGSFLFIFYGLLMFSSPVYKTPYMMMLMGLFVTGGFQFLFGQRVPAFDSSYYPLMMTLNVPYKEYLKAKWWLMNIVTGASIIIAIFYAYWGWEIYITFFAAGLYNIGVNSQFTLWSGAFNKTQIDLNSREKRIGQKNSFNMKALLLLIPKMLLPMAVFGASKYFFGMTVGVVSIAILGLIGFLLREKIFDTIVRHYKKEKYSTLDAFKNKG, encoded by the coding sequence ATGAAAATTTTCCGATTTATAGGGATTCTTTATTTTATGGCATGTTTGGTAGGAGGGGCTTTTGCTGTTTTTTATCTGATTCAAAACAAAATGAATGCTGGTCCTATAAAAGTAGTTTCAAAATTCATGATTATTTTTTGGGCGGTTGATTTGATTGTCAAATATATGTGGCAGGAAATGTCTACCCAAAACATAAAACCATTTCTTACGCTGAATATTTCTAAGAAAACATTGGTCAATTACATGTTGATCAAAACATTTTTATCAGCTTTTAGTTGGCTTAATTCTTTGTTTTTCATTACGTTTTCTATCATCGCGCTATTCAACGGATACGGATTTTTACAAGTTTTGAGCTGGTTTATAGGAGTTTCTCTACTTTTCTATCTTAATAATTTTATCAATATCCTTTTTAATAATAAAGAAACGGTAGCAATTGTTGTCGGTTCTATATTCATAGGATTGGGGCTTTTGACGTATTATAATATCATTCCGCTTCTATCTTACTCTGAAGCCTTTTTCTATGGTTTTTATACGAAACCTTATTTAATTTTAATACCGATTGTTTTGTTTTCAGGACTTTGGTGGATTTGTTTTAAACATGTTTTTCAGGAATTTTACTTGGATCAAGGATTAGAAGCGAAAAAAGAGATCGGAAGAACAGAAAATATTGCCTTTTTAAATAAATATGGTGTACTCGGAACGTTTATTAATAACGATATCAAGCTGTTAAGACGAAATAAAGTGGCCAAAGGAATTATTTTGGGAAGCTTTCTGTTTATATTTTACGGATTATTGATGTTCTCTTCTCCGGTCTACAAAACACCTTATATGATGATGCTTATGGGACTTTTTGTGACGGGAGGTTTCCAATTTTTGTTTGGGCAAAGGGTTCCGGCTTTCGACAGCTCTTATTATCCTTTAATGATGACTCTAAATGTTCCTTACAAAGAATATTTAAAAGCAAAATGGTGGTTAATGAATATTGTAACAGGAGCTTCAATTATCATTGCTATATTTTATGCCTATTGGGGTTGGGAGATCTACATTACTTTCTTCGCAGCTGGACTCTATAATATTGGAGTTAATTCACAATTTACGCTGTGGTCAGGAGCTTTTAATAAAACTCAGATAGACCTGAATTCCAGAGAAAAAAGGATTGGCCAGAAAAACAGTTTCAATATGAAAGCTTTGTTGTTATTAATTCCAAAAATGCTTTTACCGATGGCTGTATTCGGAGCTTCAAAATATTTCTTCGGAATGACTGTCGGTGTGGTAAGTATAGCTATTTTAGGATTAATTGGATTTTTATTGAGAGAAAAAATATTCGATACCATCGTAAGACACTATAAAAAAGAGAAATACAGTACGTTAGACGCATTCAAAAACAAAGGTTAA
- a CDS encoding DNA repair protein RecN: MLSRIYIKNFALIDTLDVSLHNGLQVITGETGAGKSIILGALRLILGERADVKSISNAAEKSIVETEFNLNNQFKKFFIENDLDYEHQTIIRREISPAGKSRAFINDVPVTLDVLKELSSQLIDIHSQFETSNLFTSEYQFKIIDGLSENKKIVEEYQHEFLEFQSLKTQLKKLQTQLSESNKESDYKQFLLNELEELNLDDVDYEELKNMLSVQENAGMISENLAQVLSRFHQEEIGILSFFNEAKNKLSKISEVSNSFSELDQRLEISFVELKDIISELENESEKIEINPENLASLSELNNKLNALFIKHNVSDVSELKEIRDQLSGEQQGASELESNIIEIEENISKKEKSLQSLSEKLSKNRKKSVPVFIKKAESLLKKLGLEKAKVDIELQDTSEFNQFGKENIQLLFQANSGFPLKPIQTAISGGERSRVMLAVKKIIAESDELPTLILDEIDSGVSGKVAEEIGNLMREMSQDMQLIVISHLAQVAAKGNNNYKVVKQDVSGKTQSTIVPLSDDEKLNEIAQLLSGSKITEAALAQAKELIG; encoded by the coding sequence ATGCTTTCGAGAATTTACATTAAAAATTTTGCCCTTATTGATACGTTAGATGTATCATTACACAATGGTTTACAAGTAATAACCGGTGAAACCGGTGCGGGTAAATCTATTATTTTAGGTGCCCTTAGACTTATTTTAGGAGAAAGGGCAGATGTGAAATCTATTTCAAATGCAGCCGAAAAAAGCATTGTTGAAACTGAATTTAACCTAAATAATCAGTTCAAAAAATTCTTTATAGAAAATGATCTCGATTATGAGCATCAAACCATTATCCGCAGAGAAATTTCTCCTGCAGGCAAATCTAGAGCGTTTATTAATGATGTTCCGGTAACGTTGGATGTTTTAAAAGAATTGTCTTCACAGCTTATCGATATTCATTCACAATTTGAAACTTCAAATCTTTTTACATCAGAATATCAATTTAAAATCATTGACGGACTTTCCGAAAATAAAAAAATCGTTGAAGAATATCAGCATGAATTTTTAGAATTTCAGAGCTTAAAAACTCAGCTAAAAAAATTGCAGACTCAACTTTCAGAAAGTAATAAAGAAAGTGATTACAAACAGTTTTTATTAAATGAACTGGAAGAATTGAATCTGGATGATGTTGATTATGAAGAATTAAAAAATATGCTTTCTGTTCAGGAAAATGCAGGAATGATCTCCGAAAATCTGGCTCAGGTTTTATCTAGATTTCATCAGGAAGAAATCGGGATTTTATCTTTCTTTAATGAAGCAAAAAATAAATTATCTAAAATTTCTGAGGTCTCAAACAGCTTTTCTGAGCTAGACCAAAGATTGGAAATATCTTTTGTAGAATTAAAAGATATCATTTCCGAACTCGAAAACGAGTCTGAGAAAATTGAAATTAATCCTGAGAATCTTGCTTCACTTTCCGAACTGAATAATAAGCTCAATGCTTTATTTATTAAGCATAACGTTTCTGATGTTTCTGAATTAAAAGAAATCAGAGATCAATTATCTGGAGAACAGCAAGGTGCATCAGAATTAGAATCAAATATTATAGAAATTGAAGAAAATATTTCTAAAAAAGAAAAATCTCTTCAATCTCTTTCCGAAAAGCTTTCGAAAAACAGAAAGAAAAGTGTTCCTGTTTTCATTAAAAAAGCAGAAAGCTTACTTAAAAAACTAGGTCTTGAAAAAGCTAAAGTTGATATTGAACTTCAGGATACTTCAGAATTTAATCAATTTGGGAAAGAGAATATTCAATTGCTGTTTCAAGCCAATTCTGGGTTTCCTTTAAAACCTATTCAGACAGCTATTTCCGGCGGTGAAAGATCTCGAGTAATGTTGGCTGTCAAAAAAATCATTGCTGAAAGTGATGAGCTTCCAACGCTTATTTTAGACGAGATAGACAGTGGAGTTTCAGGGAAAGTAGCCGAAGAAATCGGAAATCTGATGCGCGAAATGTCTCAGGACATGCAGTTGATCGTTATTTCTCACTTGGCACAGGTTGCGGCAAAAGGAAATAATAATTACAAAGTGGTAAAACAGGACGTTTCCGGCAAAACTCAATCTACCATTGTTCCTTTGAGTGATGATGAAAAATTGAACGAAATTGCTCAATTACTTTCAGGAAGTAAAATTACTGAAGCGGCTTTGGCGCAGGCGAAAGAATTAATTGGCTAA
- a CDS encoding outer membrane beta-barrel protein, whose protein sequence is MIKKIIMMGFLCALSTSAYSQRKSLSVNLQSKNDTEVSPIVKEKVDEYAKKIDAIIQEEKKLMEAELVTLQSKNLDKTEFDKQKSLIADRFSEKIDTRIEELGFDLDNVIQKQVRYSLLNSDIASNEELKAQLMKKFRPTKSLSGYFSYGIMNLTNNKADNDLDKNLGYAGNFEFGFKLNYQFGRTSPWGLISGIGFSWRTLNIDNNMFFMKDLNANPVLVHYENGLSKSKLRTGYIMVPLGIQYNFSKIKNAGMDVEYRDYNKGFKVGANVYGGVKMATNNIVKGDGISDRDRSNYQVSPFIYGGQFTVSYNEFSIFVKKDFGNFFKNGNFENDKALIFGIALWW, encoded by the coding sequence ATGATCAAGAAAATTATCATGATGGGATTCCTATGTGCATTATCCACATCAGCGTATTCACAGAGAAAATCATTATCAGTAAATCTTCAGTCAAAAAATGATACCGAGGTAAGCCCAATTGTAAAGGAGAAAGTAGATGAATATGCCAAAAAAATAGATGCTATCATTCAGGAAGAGAAAAAGCTGATGGAAGCAGAATTAGTTACTCTTCAGTCAAAAAACCTTGACAAAACTGAGTTTGATAAACAAAAATCACTCATTGCTGATCGTTTTTCCGAAAAAATTGATACGAGAATTGAAGAATTGGGTTTTGATCTTGACAATGTCATTCAAAAGCAGGTAAGATATTCCCTTCTTAACTCTGATATTGCATCTAATGAAGAGTTAAAAGCACAATTGATGAAAAAATTCAGACCAACGAAAAGCCTTTCAGGATATTTTTCTTACGGAATCATGAATCTTACGAATAATAAAGCTGATAACGATTTAGATAAAAACTTAGGATACGCCGGAAATTTTGAATTTGGTTTTAAACTTAATTATCAATTTGGAAGAACAAGTCCATGGGGATTGATTTCAGGAATTGGTTTTTCTTGGAGGACTTTAAATATTGACAACAATATGTTTTTCATGAAAGATCTTAATGCCAATCCTGTCCTGGTTCATTATGAAAATGGATTGAGTAAAAGTAAGCTTAGAACGGGATACATTATGGTTCCGCTCGGAATTCAGTATAATTTTTCGAAGATCAAAAACGCCGGGATGGATGTTGAGTATAGAGATTATAATAAAGGTTTCAAAGTGGGAGCGAATGTTTATGGTGGAGTAAAAATGGCTACCAATAATATTGTCAAAGGAGATGGAATCAGTGACAGAGATAGAAGTAATTATCAGGTGAGTCCTTTTATCTATGGAGGGCAGTTCACGGTTTCTTACAATGAATTCAGCATTTTTGTGAAAAAAGATTTCGGAAATTTCTTTAAAAACGGAAATTTTGAGAACGATAAAGCTTTAATTTTTGGGATAGCACTTTGGTGGTAA
- the fumC gene encoding class II fumarate hydratase: MNYRIEKDTMGEVQVPADKFWGAQTERSRNNFKIGPEGSMPHEIIEAFAYLKKATAFTNTDLGVLPAEKRDMIAKVCEEILEGKLNDQFPLVIWQTGSGTQSNMNVNEVISNRAHVNNGGNLGDKSEVHANDDVNKSQSSNDTYPTAMHIAAYKKVVETTIPAVEKLRDTLKEKSEAFKDIVKIGRTHLMDATPLTLGQEFSGYVAQLNYGLKALKNTLPHLSELALGGTAVGTGLNTPQGYDVKVAEYIAKFTNLPFVTAENKFEALAAHDAIVESHGALKQLAVSLFKIAQDIRLMASGPRSGIGEIHIPENEPGSSIMPGKVNPTQNEALTMVCAQVLGNDTTISFAGTQGNYELNVFKPVMAYNFLQSAQLIADACISFNDHCAVGIEPNNERIKELVDKSLMLVTALNTHIGYENAAKIAKTAHKNGTTLKEEAVNLGLLTPEQFDEWVKPEDMVGSLK; the protein is encoded by the coding sequence ATGAATTACAGAATAGAAAAAGACACCATGGGTGAAGTGCAAGTGCCTGCTGATAAATTTTGGGGAGCACAGACGGAACGTTCCAGAAACAATTTTAAGATTGGTCCTGAAGGTTCAATGCCCCACGAAATTATTGAAGCTTTTGCTTATTTAAAAAAAGCGACGGCTTTCACCAACACCGATTTGGGAGTTCTTCCTGCAGAAAAAAGAGATATGATCGCTAAAGTTTGCGAAGAAATCTTAGAAGGAAAATTAAACGATCAATTTCCTTTGGTCATCTGGCAAACAGGTTCTGGAACGCAATCTAACATGAATGTGAATGAAGTTATTTCTAACAGAGCGCACGTCAACAACGGAGGAAATTTAGGTGACAAATCTGAAGTTCATGCTAATGATGACGTGAATAAATCACAATCATCCAACGATACTTATCCAACCGCAATGCACATCGCAGCGTACAAAAAAGTAGTGGAAACAACGATTCCTGCTGTTGAAAAGTTAAGAGATACTTTAAAAGAAAAATCAGAAGCATTTAAAGATATTGTAAAGATCGGAAGAACGCATTTAATGGATGCTACTCCACTGACTTTAGGACAGGAGTTTTCAGGATATGTTGCTCAGTTAAATTATGGTTTAAAAGCTTTAAAAAACACGTTACCTCACCTTTCTGAGCTTGCTTTGGGAGGAACGGCGGTTGGAACTGGTTTAAATACACCTCAAGGTTATGATGTAAAAGTAGCTGAATATATTGCAAAATTCACCAATCTTCCATTCGTAACCGCTGAAAATAAATTTGAAGCTTTGGCGGCTCACGATGCTATTGTTGAATCTCACGGAGCTTTAAAGCAATTGGCCGTTTCTTTATTTAAAATTGCTCAGGATATCAGATTAATGGCTTCTGGCCCTCGTTCAGGAATCGGTGAAATTCATATTCCGGAAAACGAGCCGGGTTCATCCATTATGCCCGGAAAAGTAAATCCAACCCAAAATGAAGCGTTAACAATGGTTTGCGCTCAGGTTTTAGGAAATGATACGACAATTTCATTCGCTGGAACTCAAGGGAATTATGAGTTGAATGTTTTCAAACCGGTGATGGCTTATAATTTCTTGCAATCTGCACAGTTAATTGCCGATGCTTGTATTTCATTTAATGATCATTGCGCTGTTGGAATTGAACCTAACAATGAAAGAATCAAAGAATTGGTTGATAAATCTTTGATGTTGGTAACTGCTTTGAATACACACATTGGTTATGAAAATGCAGCAAAAATAGCAAAAACAGCTCACAAAAACGGAACAACGTTGAAAGAAGAAGCAGTAAATCTTGGACTTTTAACTCCTGAACAATTTGACGAGTGGGTGAAGCCGGAAGATATGGTAGGAAGTTTAAAATAG
- a CDS encoding DNA-directed RNA polymerase subunit omega translates to MSVKDTKAEVNTITYDKDKIEDKVGSIYEAIVIMGKRAEQINAEIRTELHNKLDEFAVHNSTLEEVFENREQIEISKHYEKLPKPTSIAIEEWLNEDIYFRKTEERK, encoded by the coding sequence ATGAGTGTAAAAGATACAAAAGCAGAAGTAAATACTATTACTTACGATAAAGACAAGATTGAAGATAAAGTAGGTTCAATCTATGAAGCTATTGTTATCATGGGAAAGAGAGCAGAGCAGATCAATGCAGAAATCCGTACGGAATTGCATAACAAATTAGATGAATTTGCTGTTCACAACTCTACATTGGAAGAAGTTTTCGAAAACAGAGAGCAAATTGAAATCTCTAAACATTACGAAAAACTTCCAAAACCAACTTCTATCGCTATTGAAGAATGGTTAAACGAAGATATCTACTTCAGAAAAACTGAAGAAAGAAAATAA
- the coaBC gene encoding bifunctional phosphopantothenoylcysteine decarboxylase/phosphopantothenate--cysteine ligase CoaBC: protein MSVSGKKILIAVSGGIAAYKIHFLIRELIKKSAEVQVIMTPDAEHFVTKLSLSTLSKKPVYTDFYNENGTWNSHVEMALWADVMIVAPCTANTLAKMTHGMCDNLVIATYMSAKCPVFIAPAMDLDMYAHPSTTQNLELAEDFGHFIIPAEEGELASGLIGQGRMAEPETIAKAVEEFFNSNHKKTLEGKTVLITAGPTYEAIDPVRFIGNHSSGKMGFSLAEEASKRGAKVILISGPTSQVIDDKNVYLHKVTSAKEMVAKVFEFYDKIDIGIASAAVADYAPKEVAKEKIKKNDESLTIELIKNPDILRTMGEKKTHQFLVGFALETQNEEENAKGKLEKKNLDMIVLNSLRDEGAGFKNDTNKIKIFTKTEKKEFELKSKDDVAKDILNFVESQILK from the coding sequence ATGAGTGTTTCCGGGAAGAAGATTCTTATTGCCGTTTCTGGAGGAATTGCAGCCTATAAAATTCATTTTCTGATAAGAGAATTGATAAAGAAAAGTGCAGAAGTTCAGGTGATTATGACTCCTGATGCTGAGCATTTTGTAACGAAGCTGAGTTTGTCTACGCTGTCCAAAAAACCTGTTTATACAGATTTTTATAATGAAAACGGAACATGGAACAGTCATGTGGAAATGGCATTGTGGGCAGATGTAATGATCGTTGCTCCCTGCACAGCAAACACGTTGGCAAAAATGACGCACGGAATGTGTGATAATTTGGTTATTGCAACCTATATGTCAGCGAAATGCCCCGTTTTTATAGCTCCTGCAATGGATTTGGATATGTATGCGCATCCTTCCACAACGCAGAATTTAGAATTGGCTGAAGATTTCGGACATTTTATCATTCCTGCAGAAGAGGGTGAGCTTGCGAGCGGATTAATCGGGCAGGGAAGAATGGCGGAACCGGAAACAATTGCTAAAGCTGTTGAAGAATTTTTTAATTCAAATCATAAAAAAACTTTAGAAGGAAAAACGGTTTTAATTACTGCCGGACCCACTTATGAAGCCATTGATCCTGTAAGGTTTATAGGAAATCATTCTTCGGGTAAGATGGGATTTTCTCTGGCTGAGGAAGCTTCAAAAAGAGGAGCAAAAGTTATTTTGATCTCGGGGCCGACTTCTCAGGTGATAGATGATAAAAATGTTTATCTACATAAAGTGACTTCTGCAAAAGAAATGGTGGCGAAAGTGTTCGAGTTTTATGATAAAATTGATATTGGAATTGCAAGTGCAGCCGTTGCAGACTATGCTCCAAAGGAAGTGGCTAAGGAAAAAATCAAAAAAAATGACGAAAGCTTAACCATTGAATTAATTAAAAATCCGGATATCCTCAGAACAATGGGTGAAAAGAAAACCCATCAGTTTTTGGTAGGTTTTGCCTTGGAAACTCAGAATGAAGAAGAAAATGCCAAAGGAAAACTGGAAAAGAAAAATCTTGATATGATTGTTTTAAATTCTCTTCGTGACGAAGGCGCAGGATTTAAGAATGATACCAATAAAATAAAAATATTCACCAAGACGGAGAAAAAAGAATTTGAGCTAAAATCTAAGGATGATGTTGCAAAAGACATTCTTAATTTTGTTGAGTCTCAGATTTTAAAATAA
- a CDS encoding ABC transporter ATP-binding protein, with the protein MITINNLSKTYGTATVLNIENIEIPNGETFGLVGNNGAGKTTLFSLMLDLIQATTGSVSIDEIKVSESEAWKSKVSAFVDDTFLIGYLTPEEYFYFIGELRGQNKASVDEFLKQFHDLFNGEILNSGKYVRDLSKGNQKKVGIVGAIIGNPEIIILDEPFANLDPSTQIKLKNLIKELSKQDGVTFLISSHDLSHTTEVCNRIVVVNKGQMVKDIQTNPETLKELEQYFADQVSTPTEAI; encoded by the coding sequence ATGATTACTATAAATAATTTATCTAAAACATACGGAACTGCGACTGTTCTGAATATTGAAAATATTGAAATTCCTAACGGCGAAACGTTCGGTCTCGTCGGAAATAACGGAGCCGGAAAAACTACGCTTTTCAGCTTAATGCTAGATCTGATTCAGGCTACAACAGGCTCTGTAAGCATTGACGAAATTAAAGTAAGCGAATCCGAAGCATGGAAAAGCAAAGTTTCAGCTTTCGTGGACGATACTTTTTTAATTGGGTATCTGACACCGGAGGAATATTTTTATTTTATCGGTGAATTGAGAGGACAGAATAAAGCTTCTGTGGATGAGTTTTTGAAACAGTTTCATGATTTATTTAATGGAGAGATTCTAAATTCCGGAAAATACGTTCGTGATCTTTCGAAAGGAAATCAGAAGAAAGTAGGAATTGTAGGCGCAATTATCGGAAATCCTGAAATTATTATTTTGGATGAGCCTTTTGCCAATTTAGATCCTTCTACACAGATTAAACTGAAGAATTTAATTAAAGAATTGTCGAAGCAGGATGGAGTGACGTTCCTTATTTCTAGTCACGATCTTTCGCATACGACAGAAGTTTGCAATAGAATTGTGGTAGTAAATAAAGGGCAAATGGTGAAAGATATTCAGACCAATCCTGAGACTTTGAAAGAATTGGAACAGTATTTTGCGGATCAGGTTTCAACTCCGACTGAGGCAATTTAA
- the bamD gene encoding outer membrane protein assembly factor BamD, which translates to MKKYILGLFAVAVVSSCVSQQDKAMKSADKNYILKVANENFAKKKWKNSLALYDRLANLVAGTDDFPNVGFNTAYANYYDKNYKLAGHQFKNFAVSFPKDPRAEEAAYMSALCYYEGSMDYNLDQSSTELAINELQEFLNNYPTSERSKNISTLIDELSYKLEFKSYENARQYFNMGDYKAANTALENVLEDFPSTKLRPKIYDYIMKARYSLAQKSIYDLKDERIESALSFTRQVEKDLPNTEYSKTALDLREKLEKEKKDFAVVKKETEARIATLTARQKKEAEKVAEKNKTEEQIKNQVDAEKKAMQIQRDSAKLQTPPPAATFKIQR; encoded by the coding sequence ATGAAAAAATATATTTTAGGTCTTTTTGCTGTAGCTGTGGTATCTTCATGTGTGAGTCAGCAAGATAAAGCGATGAAAAGTGCTGATAAAAACTACATCTTAAAGGTTGCAAATGAGAACTTTGCAAAAAAGAAGTGGAAAAATTCATTGGCTCTTTATGACAGATTGGCTAATTTGGTTGCAGGTACGGATGATTTCCCTAATGTGGGTTTCAATACGGCGTATGCAAACTATTACGATAAAAATTATAAATTGGCTGGGCATCAGTTCAAAAACTTTGCAGTAAGTTTTCCAAAGGATCCAAGAGCAGAAGAGGCAGCGTATATGTCTGCTTTATGTTACTATGAAGGTTCAATGGATTATAATTTGGATCAGTCTAGTACAGAATTGGCAATTAATGAGTTACAGGAATTCTTAAATAATTATCCAACCTCTGAAAGATCTAAAAATATCAGTACCCTTATTGATGAGTTGTCTTACAAGTTAGAATTCAAATCTTACGAAAATGCAAGACAGTACTTTAATATGGGTGATTACAAAGCTGCAAATACGGCTTTAGAAAACGTATTGGAAGATTTCCCAAGTACAAAGCTTCGTCCGAAAATTTATGATTATATCATGAAAGCTCGTTATTCTTTGGCCCAAAAATCTATTTATGATCTAAAAGATGAACGTATTGAAAGCGCATTATCTTTTACAAGACAGGTTGAAAAAGATCTTCCGAATACAGAATATTCTAAAACTGCATTGGATCTTAGAGAAAAATTAGAGAAAGAAAAGAAAGATTTTGCAGTTGTAAAAAAAGAAACTGAAGCTAGAATTGCAACATTAACGGCAAGACAGAAAAAAGAAGCTGAAAAGGTAGCAGAAAAGAATAAAACTGAGGAGCAGATTAAAAATCAGGTTGATGCTGAGAAGAAAGCAATGCAGATTCAGAGGGATAGTGCGAAGCTTCAAACACCTCCACCGGCAGCGACTTTCAAAATCCAAAGATAA
- a CDS encoding RNA polymerase sigma factor — protein MKILFGNKKEDLLSRLKKQDPAAQKVFYEQNVNKFLSVGKSYITDLYQAEDCIIKAFCKIFKHIEGFRGDGNLEGWAKRIVVNECLNFIKSHKTVFYIDDINPSFLVEAQDDEISVDFDAQELLNQLPDAYRMVFNLYVLEGYSHQEISDTLQISLAVSKTQLFRAKEKLRVLYLQQQKTMKNEHAKG, from the coding sequence ATGAAAATTTTGTTCGGAAATAAGAAAGAAGATTTGCTGAGCCGTCTTAAGAAACAAGATCCGGCTGCTCAGAAGGTTTTCTATGAGCAGAACGTTAATAAATTCCTGAGCGTGGGCAAAAGCTACATCACAGACCTGTATCAGGCGGAAGACTGTATCATCAAAGCTTTCTGTAAAATTTTTAAACATATTGAAGGTTTTCGTGGTGATGGTAATCTCGAAGGATGGGCAAAAAGAATTGTGGTGAATGAATGTCTTAATTTTATAAAAAGCCACAAAACGGTTTTTTACATAGACGATATCAACCCTTCTTTTTTGGTAGAAGCTCAGGACGATGAAATTTCCGTTGATTTTGATGCTCAGGAACTGTTGAATCAGCTTCCGGATGCTTACAGAATGGTTTTCAACTTGTACGTTCTGGAAGGCTACTCGCATCAGGAAATTTCTGATACATTACAGATTTCGCTGGCGGTAAGCAAGACGCAACTGTTTCGAGCTAAAGAGAAGTTAAGAGTACTTTATCTTCAACAACAAAAAACAATGAAAAATGAACACGCAAAAGGATAA
- a CDS encoding DUF4835 family protein, translating to MKKYISLFLLLFIFNFSFSQELLATVQVNAQSLGGSNQQIYKSLEKSLRDFINNTSWTGKKLQNFEKIKCNFAIVLTESPGNNKYKGNIVVQAVRPVYNTNYESPLVNLNDQRFSFEYIENENLIFNERQFSGKNLIDVISFYVYTILGYDADSFQSSGGTPWFQKAQQIAQNGESQNTYEGWKQINEPRNRSQLIKEIMSPNMTQLRSLFYSYHRAGLDNLFNQDQTQAKKVIFDGLLQLKTYESNFTQNYYLDLFLTNKADEIFNIFNSGNNGGIVLGDLKQLLIFMNPKNTDKYWSQWKQ from the coding sequence ATGAAAAAATACATAAGTTTATTTTTACTACTTTTCATATTTAATTTTAGCTTTTCTCAGGAGTTGCTGGCTACCGTTCAGGTAAACGCTCAATCATTGGGAGGAAGTAACCAGCAGATTTATAAATCTTTGGAAAAAAGTCTTAGAGATTTCATTAATAATACAAGCTGGACAGGTAAAAAGCTTCAGAATTTTGAAAAGATAAAATGTAATTTTGCTATTGTTCTGACAGAAAGTCCCGGTAATAACAAATACAAAGGAAATATTGTTGTTCAGGCAGTACGTCCGGTTTATAATACAAATTATGAATCTCCATTAGTAAATCTTAATGATCAAAGGTTTTCTTTTGAATATATTGAAAATGAGAATCTTATTTTTAATGAAAGACAGTTTTCAGGTAAAAATTTAATTGATGTCATTAGTTTTTATGTCTATACAATTTTGGGCTACGATGCGGATAGTTTCCAGTCTTCGGGCGGAACACCGTGGTTTCAAAAAGCACAGCAAATTGCTCAAAACGGAGAATCTCAGAATACTTATGAGGGATGGAAGCAAATTAATGAGCCCAGAAACCGTTCTCAGCTGATCAAAGAAATTATGAGTCCCAATATGACACAGCTAAGATCTTTATTTTATTCTTATCACAGAGCTGGTTTAGATAATCTATTCAATCAGGATCAGACACAGGCAAAGAAAGTTATTTTTGATGGTTTGTTACAGTTGAAAACCTATGAAAGTAATTTCACTCAGAATTATTACTTAGATCTTTTTCTAACGAATAAGGCGGATGAGATTTTTAATATATTCAATTCAGGAAATAATGGAGGAATTGTATTGGGTGATCTGAAACAATTACTGATCTTCATGAATCCTAAAAATACAGACAAATATTGGAGTCAGTGGAAACAATAA